In Janthinobacterium sp. B9-8, the genomic stretch CAGCGTGTGCAGCATGCCTAGGCTACGGGCGTGTTTTAGCGCGGCAAGGGTGTCGGCCGTTTCGCCGCTTTGGCTGATGGTCACGACTAGGCTTTTAGGATTAGGCACGCTATCGCGGTAGCGGTATTCGCTGGCGATTTCTACATTCACCGTAATTTTGGCGATGGATTCAATCCAGTATTTGGCGGTTAGCCCGGCGTAGTAGCTGGTGCCGCAGGCCAGAATCAGTACCGAATCAATGTCTTTAAAAATGCCGTAGGCTTTGTCGCCAAATAGCTCGGGCATGATATTGGTGACATTTTCTAAGGTGTCGGCAATGGCGCGTGGCTGCTCAAAAATTTCTTTTTGCATGTAATGGCGGTAAGGGCCAAGCTCGGCACCGCCGCTATGGGCGTGAACGGTGCGAATCTCGCGCTGCACCGATGTGCCTTGGCTGTCTACAATCCAACATTTTTGTAATTGCAGATCAACTACATCGCCTTCTTCCAGATAAATAATCTGATCGGTCGTGCCCGCTAGGGCCATCGCATCAGAGGCAATAAAGTTTTCACCTTTGCCCACGCCCACAATCAGGGGGGAGCCTAAACGTGCGCCCACTACGCGGTGCGGCTCGTCGCGGCAGAATACGGCGATGGCAAAAGCGCCAGTTAAGCGTTTGACTGCTTGCTGTACGGTCTCAAATAAATCACCTTGATAAAGATGATCGATCAGATGCGCGATCACTTCGGTATCGGTTTGGCTTTCAAATACATAGCCAGCGGCGGTTAGCTCGGCGCGCAGCTCTTCATGGTTTTCGATAATGCCGTTGTGCACCAGCGCAATTCGCTCGCGCGAGAAATGTGGGTGAGCATTGGCCGATGAAGGCACGCCGTGGGTGGCCCATCGGGTGTGGGCAATGCCGGTAAAGCCTGCTAAACCAGTCTGATCGATTTGTGCTTGCAGCTCGGTCACGCGGGAGGTGCTGCGCGAGCGTTGCAGCTTGCCATCCACATGCAAGGCCACGCCGCAGGAATCGTAGCCACGGTATTCAAGCCGTTTAAGCCCTTCTAGCAAAATAGGGGTGATATTACGCTGGGCAACTGCACCGACAATACCGCACATAGAAACCTCGAAAGAGAAGATAAATGGGAAGGTTGTAAATCATGTATGGCGGGTGGAACCCGCTCCAATCAACTTCAGCGAAACGTTACTTGTAGGGCGGGTGCAACCCGCGAGCAATGCCTAAAAATACGCGGGTTGCACCCGCCCTACGATGATTCAATGTTTGTAGTAGTTGTTAGGGTTGGAGTAAAACCCGCCATGTTTAAGCTGGATGATTTCAAAACGGCGGGTAAGCACCTGCCCTAGGAAATAAATGAAGCAATCTCCTTATCCTAAATGGTTTTGTGTGAATATATCTTTCAAAATTTAATGTATTATGAAATAAATAGATAACCATCTATTTGTATGAATTTTTATTTCATTTTTATAAATTTTGTGAATTTATATGACATCGACCATGGTATTAGATGAGCTGGATAAACGCATCTTGCAACAATTACAGCAAGATTCTTCACTAAGTAATCAAGATCTGGCCGCCAAGGTGCACGCCTCGCCGCCCACCTGCTTGCGCCGCGTAAAGCGCTTAATAGATACGGGGGTGATTGCCAAGCAAGTAGCGATTTTAGCGCCAGAGAAAGTCGGCGCAGGCTTAACCGCCATCGTTGAAATCACGCTGGATGTGCAAACATCAGAAAAGATGCAGGAGTTTGAGCAGCTCGCCGCAGCAGAAAAAACCGTGCAGCAATGCTATCGCGTCTCGCCGGGGCCGGATTTTGTGCTGATTATTCAGGTGGCGGATATGAATGCCTATCACCAGCTAGCCCACCGCCTTTTTGCCACTCAATCGAATATCCGCAATGTAAGAAGCTTTTTTTCGATGTTTAGAAGCAAGTTTGAAACGTACTTGGCGTTGTGAAGGGACGCTTTATTTATTGAAGAATATTCATTGGATGCGGATGCTTTTCGTAGGGCGGGTGCAACCCGCCGTTTTTAAGTATTTGATGCGATAGCTGGCGGGTTGCACACCATAGGCGCTAACCAAAATCAAAAAGACCTTTTTAGTGCCTTCGGCACGTTGATTTTGGAGCGCTTGGCCACCGCGGGGGCCTTCCTTTCTTGAACGGCCAAGAAACGAAGCCAAGCCACAACCTCAAGAACACGAAGGCCCCTCCGCTGCGGACAATCTAGTCGGCGGCAGGCGGGATTGGCTCGCTGCCTCGCTCCCTGGCCGAAACCCCGCCCCGCTTGTTCCTCGCTCCGGCGTGTTTCAAGGGGACTTTAAAAAGCCCTATGCAAAGAGCGTGGTTGTTATGCTTTTTCGCTGTTTATATAATAAAAAACAATTTGGTTAGGGCGTATGGGGTTTCACCCGCCCTACGAATAAGCTAATACTCACAATGCTGTTTTGCTAGCCGCTTGTATTAGCCATTTTTCAACAATGGTAACCGCCGCAGCAGCAGGTTTCAGTGCCGAGCGTACAAGGTGATAGGCCAGCCCTTCGACGATTGGCGTTAGAGGGACTTCTAGCAGGCCCATTGCTATTTCTTCTTTGACTAATTCTAAGCTCAGTAGCGCAACACCTTGCCCGGCAAGGGCGGCTTGGATGGCGTGGCTTTCTTCTGAGTAGCGAATTCCTGCTGTGCTATCCAGATCACTTATCCCTGCATTTTGTAGCCAGCCTGCCCATGTTAAATGCATTGGTGGCGGGCTGTGCCAGTCAAAGTGAATCAGCGGATGCAGGCTTAAATCGGATAACTGCCGGATGTGCAGCAGCTTGCTGGCAACGGGCGCAAAGTGGTCTTGTAATAGGCGCGTTGCCAGCAAATCGTGATAGCTTCCCTGGCCATAACGAATGGCTAAATCAACCGCTCCCGAGTGTAAATCTACCTGTTGATTTGAGGCGTGAATATGCAGATCGATTTCAGGGTGCGCTGCTTGAAACGCTGCCATGCGGGGCACCAGCCATTTTGCGGTAAAGGCAGGCGTCGCTGAAAGCGTAACGGTGCTGCGCTGCCTTACTCGCAAGCGCTCAACGCCCGCCGCAATACAATCAAAGCCTTCTTTTGTGGCGGCGTAGAGTAATTCACCCTCTGCACTTAAATCTACTTTGCGCGTTTGGCGTACAAAAAGCGCACAAGACAAGCTGTCTTCTAGTGCCCGGATTTGATGGCTAATTGCTGTGGGGCTGACGGATAGCGCTTCTGCTGCCAGCTTAAAGCTCTTTAAACGTGCGGCTGCTTCAAAGGCTCGCAGGGCAGAAAGGGAGGGGAGTCTGGGTTTCATCCTTAAAGAATACATGAATTTAAATCAGCTATGGCTACAAAAATACTCGTTTGTATGGCTTAAATAATTGAAACAAACTAAGGCATGAATGAATTTAATCACTGATTGGAGTTTTAAACATGCCGACCTTATTACATATTGATTCAAGTGCGCGTAGTGGTCTTTCTGGGGCAGATCCCCATGGCTCGCACACCCGTCGTCTGAGTGCCCGTTTTGTGAAGCAATGGCAAAGCCAGCATCCTCATGGGCGGGTAATTTATCGCGATCTTGGTGCTGCACCGCCTGCGTTTATTACTGGGCAATGGATACATGCAGCGTTTACGCCTGCTGATGCCCGAGAGCCGTGGATGCACGATGCGCTGGCCGAAAGTGATTTATTGATCAGTGAATTGCTCGCTGCCGATGTCATTGTGGCGGGTGTGCCGATGTATAACTTTGGCCCACCTGCGCAATTTAAGGCGTATATCGACAATATTGTGCGGGTTGGAGTGACTTTTGGTTTTGATCGCACACGCAAAGGCCAACCTTACTGGCCCATGCTGAGCGAGCAAGGCAAGCAGCTCGTATTGTTATCTGCCCGAGGTGATTTTGGCTACGATGCAGGCGGGAAAATGGCGGCAAGCAATCATGTGGAAGCAGCGGTGCGTACAGCCTTTGCCTATATCGGCATCACCCAAGTAAATAGTGTGGCGATTGAATACGATGAGTTCGCAGACGAGCGCCTAGCGCAGTCGATTAGGCATGCGGAAGGAAAGGTGGATGAGCTGCTTATTGGTTTAAGGGGTGTTAAGCAGCCTTTGAAAAACGCGAGTAAGACGCCATTGATACAAAAGATAGAGTGCTAAACCTTGAACCACAGAGGAAAACGAGGGCACAGAGCACACAGAGAAAACTATCTAATCATTGATTTTCTCAGTGTGCTCTGTGATTCAATATTTGGCTCTGGGTAATATATCCCGCCGATTACTTAACGCTTACTGGCTTGGCTTGTACGTTAAATGATTTGTGGGTGATTTTCCATTCGCCCTCTATTTTTAGCAGCGCCATATAGTCTACAAATTTGATGCTTGGGTAATCGAGCATGACTTTGGCGATGGCGGCGTCGCCTGTGATATCGATGATTTCAAAGCTGCGTTTGCGTTGTGCTTCATCGCTGGCGGCTTTGCCATTAAAGCGCCCAGCGTATTGCTCTACGCTCCATGAAATTAAATTGCCGCTGATATGGCCAACGATTTTTGCATCGTTACTAAATGCTTTACGTACAAAATCTGCGTTTCCGGTTTCATGCGCCCGAATATAGTTTTGCAATGGTAGCTTTGCGGCTTCTAGTTCAGTGTCTTGTGCAAAAACACGCGGTGCAAAAACC encodes the following:
- a CDS encoding FMN-dependent NADH-azoreductase — translated: MPTLLHIDSSARSGLSGADPHGSHTRRLSARFVKQWQSQHPHGRVIYRDLGAAPPAFITGQWIHAAFTPADAREPWMHDALAESDLLISELLAADVIVAGVPMYNFGPPAQFKAYIDNIVRVGVTFGFDRTRKGQPYWPMLSEQGKQLVLLSARGDFGYDAGGKMAASNHVEAAVRTAFAYIGITQVNSVAIEYDEFADERLAQSIRHAEGKVDELLIGLRGVKQPLKNASKTPLIQKIEC
- a CDS encoding nuclear transport factor 2 family protein: MKLKLILCMPIFLATMVFAPRVFAQDTELEAAKLPLQNYIRAHETGNADFVRKAFSNDAKIVGHISGNLISWSVEQYAGRFNGKAASDEAQRKRSFEIIDITGDAAIAKVMLDYPSIKFVDYMALLKIEGEWKITHKSFNVQAKPVSVK
- the glmS gene encoding glutamine--fructose-6-phosphate transaminase (isomerizing), coding for MCGIVGAVAQRNITPILLEGLKRLEYRGYDSCGVALHVDGKLQRSRSTSRVTELQAQIDQTGLAGFTGIAHTRWATHGVPSSANAHPHFSRERIALVHNGIIENHEELRAELTAAGYVFESQTDTEVIAHLIDHLYQGDLFETVQQAVKRLTGAFAIAVFCRDEPHRVVGARLGSPLIVGVGKGENFIASDAMALAGTTDQIIYLEEGDVVDLQLQKCWIVDSQGTSVQREIRTVHAHSGGAELGPYRHYMQKEIFEQPRAIADTLENVTNIMPELFGDKAYGIFKDIDSVLILACGTSYYAGLTAKYWIESIAKITVNVEIASEYRYRDSVPNPKSLVVTISQSGETADTLAALKHARSLGMLHTLTICNVATSAMVRECELAYITHAGVEVGVASTKAFTTQLAALFLLALSLAQIKGRLSDEQEAEHIKAMRHLPVAISAVLALEPQIIAWAEQFAIKENALFLGRGLHYPIALEGALKLKEISYIHAEAYPAGELKHGPLALVTKEMPVVTVAPNDTLIEKLKSNMQEVRARGGELYVFADADSRITASEGVHVIRLPEHYGLLSPILHTVPLQLLAYHTALARGTDVDKPRNLAKSVTVE
- a CDS encoding LysR substrate-binding domain-containing protein, which codes for MKPRLPSLSALRAFEAAARLKSFKLAAEALSVSPTAISHQIRALEDSLSCALFVRQTRKVDLSAEGELLYAATKEGFDCIAAGVERLRVRQRSTVTLSATPAFTAKWLVPRMAAFQAAHPEIDLHIHASNQQVDLHSGAVDLAIRYGQGSYHDLLATRLLQDHFAPVASKLLHIRQLSDLSLHPLIHFDWHSPPPMHLTWAGWLQNAGISDLDSTAGIRYSEESHAIQAALAGQGVALLSLELVKEEIAMGLLEVPLTPIVEGLAYHLVRSALKPAAAAVTIVEKWLIQAASKTAL
- a CDS encoding Lrp/AsnC family transcriptional regulator; translation: MTSTMVLDELDKRILQQLQQDSSLSNQDLAAKVHASPPTCLRRVKRLIDTGVIAKQVAILAPEKVGAGLTAIVEITLDVQTSEKMQEFEQLAAAEKTVQQCYRVSPGPDFVLIIQVADMNAYHQLAHRLFATQSNIRNVRSFFSMFRSKFETYLAL